A genomic window from Brassica oleracea var. oleracea cultivar TO1000 chromosome C8, BOL, whole genome shotgun sequence includes:
- the LOC106307453 gene encoding E3 ubiquitin-protein ligase At1g63170 codes for MNPPIPIPASSSPAMDASPLLNRNRRNIPRPSQPLRGAASRLLRRASNRRMMLREPSVRVREVAAEQLEERQSQWAYSKPIIALDILWNFAFVIVSIAILGFSPEEHPEVPLRLWIAGYSLQCLFHVGCVIAEYRRRRRQANPQSEEGSENHGSFSGSEDESDGYGVDDGDDDHRASFAKHIESANTMFSFVWWIIGFYWVTGDTEALAQSSPRLYWLCVAFLAFDVIFVVICVAVASLIGIAVCCCLPCIIAILYALADQEGAPDEEIERLSKFKFLTVKDSEKVNGEVQETQGGIMTELGVDSQTERVISSDDAECSICLCAYEDGAELRELPCRHHFHSVCVDKWLRINATCPLCKFNILKNEHSGIEQV; via the exons ATGAATCCACCGATCCCCATCCCAGCCTCCTCTTCTCCGGCGATGGACGCTTCGCCGCTTCTAAACCGCAACAGGCGCAACATCCCTCGCCCCTCCCAGCCCCTCCGAGGCGCAGCGTCGAGGCTCCTCCGCCGCGCTAGCAACCGTCGGATGATGCTCCGCGAGCCTTCCGTTAGAGTCCGCGAGGTGGCGGCTGAGCAGCTCGAGGAGAGGCAGAGCCAATGGGCCTACTCGAAGCCCATCATAGCCCTCGATATACTCTGGAACTTTGCGTTTGTGATTGTGTCGATTGCGATTCTAGGGTTTAGTCCTGAAGAGCATCCTGAGGTTCCTCTGAGGCTGTGGATTGCTGGGTATAGTCTCCAGTGTTTGTTTCACGTTGGTTGTGTGATCGCTGAGTATAGACGACGAAGACGACAAGCTAATCCTCAGAGTGAAGAAGGGTCTGAAAATCACGGGTCTTTCAGCGGAAGCGAAGACGAATCTGATGGTTATGGCGTTGACGACGGTGATGATGATCATCGAGCTAG TTTCGCCAAGCACATTGAGTCAGCAAACACGATGTTCTCTTTTGTGTGGTGGATCATTGGGTTTTACTGGGTCACTGGTGATACGGAGGCACTTGCTCAGTCTTCGCCTCGTCTCTACTG GTTGTGTGTTGCGTTCCTTGCTTTTGATGTGATCTTTGTTGTCATTTGCGTTGCGGTTGCTAGTCTAATCGGTATTGCTGTTTGCTGTTGCTTGCCTTGCATCATCGCCATCTTATACGCATTAGCAGATCAG GAAGGCGCGCCTGATGAAGAGATAGAGAGACTTTCGAAGTTTAAGTTCCTTACAGTAAAGGATTCTGAGAAAGTGAATGGCGAAGTCCAGGAAACTCAAGGAGGGATAATGACTGAGTTAGGTGTTGATTCTCAAACCGAACGTGTGATATCTAGCGATGATGCT GAATGTAGCATTTGTCTGTGTGCTTACGAAGATGGAGCAGAGCTTAGGGAGCTTCCTTGTAGACACCACTTCCACAGTGTATGTGTAGACAAATGGCTAAGGATCAACGCGACTTGTCCTCTCTGCAAGTTCAACATCCTCAAAAATGAACATAGTGGCATTGAACAAGTGTGA
- the LOC106309709 gene encoding BON1-associated protein 1, protein MYILTQKQHMIYIRRTDHPRLYTTMTKTLEIDIRSAEGLKLNRRLLKKKTFAVARIGEKSRPSHLDVSGGSSPTWNCKLEMPMSGTEQFIYIEVLFRTSSGREKKIGEAKIPTSDFMGRYSPEGHLKFLSYRLRDEYGDKCGIVNVSIMVKPYSTDEFKSSSTAMKDYGACSSQAAETGLWRPRSEPPAIDGYGGRIVTGVPVWCVLQRPT, encoded by the coding sequence ATGTACATACTAACACAAAAACAACATATGATATATATACGTAGAACTGATCATCCTCGTTTGTATACAACAATGACAAAGACACTTGAGATTGACATAAGATCCGCAGAAGGTCTTAAGTTAAACCGGAGACTCTTAAAGAAAAAGACTTTCGCCGTTGCAAGAATCGGTGAGAAGTCTCGACCGTCGCATCTTGACGTATCGGGAGGAAGCAGTCCAACGTGGAACTGCAAGTTGGAGATGCCCATGAGCGGGACTGAACAGTTCATCTACATCGAGGTGTTGTTTCGAACAAGTTCTGGACGCGAGAAGAAGATAGGAGAAGCTAAGATCCCAACGTCAGACTTCATGGGAAGGTATTCACCTGAAGGTCATTTGAAATTCTTGAGCTATAGGTTAAGAGATGAATATGGGGATAAGTGTGGAATCGTGAATGTTTCAATCATGGTTAAACCTTATTCCACAGATGAGTTCAAATCTTCTTCCACGGCGATGAAAGATTATGGAGCTTGTTCGTCGCAAGCGGCGGAGACGGGTCTGTGGAGACCAAGATCGGAGCCTCCGGCTATTGATGGCTATGGTGGTCGGATTGTTACAGGAGTTCCTGTTTGGTGTGTGCTTCAACGGCCAACGTAA